A region of Pseudomonas cavernicola DNA encodes the following proteins:
- a CDS encoding EAL domain-containing protein: MLGLLLGQLYQELQQRQAHRQQREHEFGQQLAEHLALSMEYKAHAGLALLRQNALRPPELEQRSSLLNSLREIFPALRSLVWLSPRGSVLADSQAAADDAPFLASLLQRNLGQPYHFAFSGRDGGQIYLLLRQTADAQTSGYWVVRIGLEALRNGLRGFDNGEHSWLLEDRLAQRVILRQPELPHDSSIAMPVTAAEQAQSLLLPPLAGSDWQLRSLFDERRATAELLPELAGKFLLFIFCALLTLLALLRLLREQRSLRELNAASRRSLQHADSALRAIEERVLVTQSDGQLRYLNPQAEQLFGLRANEAHGHHLLELLPGLDPLLLHGPSLHNDLAPELVELLQDGQRRLFTVTRSDLSEGSKHLGHVWVLRDVTEQQQALRVLQETRRRYQDIFEGSGIALCVLDLAGLRHYLLHQGLHDHGSLSQWLEGHPQRHQELLQQLRVTESNQVALRLLGVRSAEQAWQHLIDCGPVRADGIRFQLIAAVLGGQSQLELESRVVTPQGHERHLWLVLRLPELPEDYHAVTLSISDITSRKRVELSLIERERFWSEVVRALPDTLYVHDMSNKRVLFSNNRLGQQLGYSKAELLEMGERFWEVVLHPDDIEQYQRLRNLQQVVGDGLLLQCHLRCRHRDGNWHWFDIREQALSRDSAGRVSRLIGVAKDVTEQIEASELLRNNERRYRLLAESISDVIFSTDSSLQLDYVSPSVQPMLGYSAEWLIGNNLHSVAADPRQLAGFYLLLERVRRALGDPQRLSELRSQLPTQLFLFDCMHFDGRKIPVELRLTLMWDEHGRFEGLLGVGRDISQQRRAEKDLRMAATVFEHSTAAILVTDPVGYIVQVNEAFSRVSGYSSAQVLDQLPGMLTADRQQAHHLRYILSQLNLHGSWEGEVWLKRRNGENFPAWVGITAVQDEEGDLVSYVCFFSDISERKASEQRIHRLAYYDALTHLPNRTLFQDRLHTALQHAERHQEWVVLMFLDLDRFKPINDSLGHAAGDRMLKDVALRLAACVDEDDTVARMGGDEFTLLLQPRGTREGALNRAIHVAEQILSSLAQPFILEGREFFVTASIGIALSPQDGNELSQLMKNADTAMYHAKERGKNNFQFYQAAMNATALERLELESDLRHALEQQQFVLYYQPQFSGNGKRLTGVEALLRWRHPRRGLVAPAEFIPVLEELGLVVQVGDWVLAEACRQLKAWHHAKVRVPKVSVNLSARQFAEGQLGLRIASILEDSGIPPACLELELTESILMRDVDETMQILAGFKRLGLSIAVDDFGTGYSSLNYLKQFPIDVLKIDRSFVDGLPAGEQDAQIARAIIAMAHSLNLAVIAEGVETQEQLDFLREHECDEVQGYLFGKPMTANQFAAQFSGPALFMLS; the protein is encoded by the coding sequence ATGCTCGGGCTGTTGCTGGGGCAGTTGTACCAGGAGCTCCAGCAACGCCAGGCGCATCGCCAGCAACGCGAGCACGAATTCGGTCAGCAGTTGGCCGAGCACCTGGCCCTGAGCATGGAATACAAGGCCCACGCCGGCCTCGCCCTGCTGCGCCAGAATGCCCTGCGCCCGCCGGAGCTCGAGCAGCGCAGCAGCCTATTGAACAGCCTGCGGGAGATCTTTCCGGCACTGCGCAGCCTGGTCTGGCTCAGCCCGCGTGGCAGCGTCCTCGCCGACAGCCAGGCCGCAGCAGATGACGCGCCCTTCCTCGCCAGCCTGCTGCAGCGCAACCTCGGCCAGCCCTATCACTTTGCCTTCAGCGGTCGTGACGGCGGCCAGATCTATCTGCTGTTGCGCCAAACGGCGGATGCGCAAACCAGTGGTTACTGGGTCGTGCGCATAGGGTTGGAAGCGCTGCGCAATGGCTTGCGTGGCTTTGACAACGGTGAGCACTCCTGGCTGCTCGAGGATCGCCTGGCCCAGCGGGTGATCCTCCGTCAGCCGGAGCTGCCGCACGACAGCTCTATCGCCATGCCCGTCACCGCCGCTGAGCAGGCACAAAGCCTGCTGCTGCCCCCCCTGGCCGGCAGCGACTGGCAGCTGCGCAGCCTGTTCGATGAGCGCCGGGCAACGGCTGAACTATTGCCTGAGCTAGCCGGCAAATTTCTGCTGTTTATCTTCTGCGCCCTACTCACCTTGCTGGCACTGCTGCGTCTGCTGCGCGAACAACGCAGCCTGCGCGAACTGAATGCTGCCTCGCGCCGCTCGCTGCAGCATGCCGACAGCGCCCTGCGGGCCATCGAAGAGCGCGTGCTGGTGACGCAGAGCGATGGTCAGCTGCGCTACCTCAACCCGCAAGCCGAGCAGTTGTTCGGCCTGCGCGCTAACGAGGCGCACGGCCACCACTTGCTCGAGCTGCTGCCCGGGCTCGACCCGCTGTTGCTGCACGGCCCGAGCCTGCACAACGACCTCGCCCCGGAGCTGGTGGAGCTCCTGCAGGACGGCCAGCGGCGCCTGTTCACCGTGACCCGCAGTGATCTCAGCGAGGGCTCCAAGCACCTTGGGCATGTCTGGGTGCTGCGCGATGTCACCGAGCAACAGCAAGCCCTGCGCGTGCTGCAGGAAACCCGACGGCGCTACCAGGACATCTTCGAAGGCAGCGGCATCGCCCTTTGCGTACTCGATCTGGCCGGTCTGCGCCACTATCTGTTGCACCAGGGCTTGCATGACCACGGCAGCCTGAGCCAGTGGCTGGAGGGCCATCCCCAGCGCCACCAGGAATTGCTCCAACAGTTGCGGGTTACCGAGAGCAATCAAGTGGCCTTGCGCTTACTCGGCGTCCGCTCTGCCGAGCAGGCCTGGCAGCACCTGATTGACTGCGGCCCAGTGCGCGCCGACGGCATTCGCTTCCAGCTGATCGCCGCCGTGCTGGGCGGCCAGAGCCAGCTAGAGCTGGAGAGCCGGGTCGTCACCCCGCAAGGCCACGAGCGCCATCTATGGCTGGTTCTGCGCTTACCTGAGTTGCCCGAGGATTACCACGCGGTGACCCTGAGCATCAGCGACATCACCAGCCGCAAACGCGTCGAGCTGTCACTGATCGAGCGCGAGCGCTTCTGGTCGGAGGTGGTACGGGCGCTGCCGGACACCCTATACGTGCATGACATGAGCAACAAGCGGGTGCTGTTCAGCAACAACCGCCTCGGCCAGCAGCTGGGCTACAGCAAGGCCGAACTGCTCGAGATGGGCGAGCGCTTCTGGGAGGTCGTGCTGCACCCGGACGATATCGAACAATACCAGCGCTTGCGCAACCTGCAGCAGGTGGTCGGCGACGGCCTGCTGCTGCAATGCCACTTGCGCTGTCGGCACCGCGACGGCAACTGGCACTGGTTCGATATCCGCGAACAGGCCTTGAGTCGCGACTCGGCTGGCCGCGTCAGCCGCCTGATCGGGGTGGCCAAGGACGTCACCGAGCAGATCGAAGCCAGCGAACTGCTACGCAACAACGAGCGGCGCTACCGCCTGCTGGCGGAAAGCATCAGCGATGTGATTTTCTCCACCGACAGCAGCCTGCAGCTCGACTACGTCAGCCCCTCGGTACAACCCATGCTGGGCTACAGCGCCGAATGGCTGATCGGCAACAACCTCCACAGCGTCGCCGCCGACCCGCGCCAGCTGGCTGGCTTCTATCTGCTGCTGGAGCGTGTGCGCAGAGCGCTCGGCGATCCGCAGCGCCTGAGCGAGTTGCGCAGCCAACTGCCGACGCAGCTGTTCCTGTTCGACTGCATGCATTTCGATGGTCGCAAGATTCCGGTGGAGTTGCGCCTGACCCTGATGTGGGACGAGCACGGGCGCTTCGAAGGCTTGCTCGGTGTTGGCCGCGATATCAGCCAGCAGCGCCGCGCCGAGAAAGACCTGCGGATGGCCGCGACGGTGTTCGAACACTCCACCGCGGCCATTCTGGTCACCGACCCGGTCGGCTATATCGTCCAGGTCAACGAAGCATTCAGCCGTGTCAGCGGCTATTCCAGCGCGCAAGTGCTCGACCAATTGCCCGGCATGCTCACCGCCGACCGCCAGCAGGCCCACCACCTGCGCTACATCCTCAGCCAACTCAACCTGCACGGTAGCTGGGAAGGCGAGGTCTGGCTGAAGCGGCGCAACGGCGAAAACTTTCCGGCCTGGGTCGGGATCACCGCGGTGCAGGACGAAGAAGGCGATCTGGTCAGCTATGTGTGCTTCTTCAGCGACATCAGCGAGCGCAAGGCCAGCGAGCAACGCATCCACCGTCTGGCCTACTATGATGCCCTGACCCACCTGCCTAACCGCACCCTGTTCCAGGATCGCCTGCACACCGCCCTGCAGCATGCCGAACGGCATCAGGAGTGGGTGGTGCTGATGTTCCTCGACCTCGACCGCTTCAAGCCGATCAACGACTCCCTCGGCCACGCCGCAGGCGACCGCATGCTCAAGGACGTGGCGCTGCGCCTGGCGGCCTGCGTCGACGAAGACGACACCGTGGCGCGCATGGGTGGCGACGAATTCACCCTGTTGCTCCAGCCACGCGGCACTCGCGAGGGCGCGCTGAACCGGGCGATTCATGTCGCCGAACAGATTCTCTCCAGCCTGGCGCAGCCCTTCATCCTCGAAGGCCGGGAGTTCTTCGTCACCGCCAGTATCGGCATTGCTCTCAGCCCGCAAGACGGCAACGAACTGAGCCAGTTGATGAAGAATGCCGACACCGCCATGTATCACGCCAAGGAGCGCGGCAAGAACAACTTCCAGTTCTACCAGGCGGCGATGAACGCCACGGCCCTGGAGCGCCTGGAGCTGGAAAGCGACCTGCGGCATGCCCTCGAACAGCAGCAGTTCGTGCTCTATTACCAGCCTCAGTTCAGTGGCAACGGCAAGCGTTTGACCGGTGTTGAGGCATTGCTGCGCTGGCGGCACCCGCGCCGAGGTCTGGTCGCACCCGCTGAATTCATCCCGGTGCTGGAAGAGCTGGGGCTGGTGGTACAGGTCGGCGACTGGGTCCTGGCCGAGGCCTGCCGCCAGCTCAAAGCCTGGCACCACGCCAAGGTGCGGGTGCCGAAGGTGTCGGTCAATCTCTCGGCCCGGCAATTCGCCGAAGGCCAGCTGGGCCTGCGCATCGCCAGCATCTTGGAAGACAGCGGCATTCCGCCGGCGTGCCTGGAGCTGGAGCTGACCGAAAGCATCCTGATGCGCGACGTCGATGAAACCATGCAGATCCTCGCGGGCTTCAAGCGTCTCGGCCTGAGCATCGCGGTCGACGATTTCGGCACCGGTTACTCCTCGCTGAACTACCTCAAGCAGTTCCCGATCGACGTCCTGAAGATCGACCGCAGCTTCGTCGATGGCCTGCCCGCCGGCGAACAGGACGCGCAGATCGCCCGCGCAATCATCGCCATGGCCCACAGCCTGAATCTGGCGGTGATTGCCGAAGGGGTGGAGACCCAGGAACAGCTGGATTTCCTCCGTGAACACGAGTGCGACGAAGTCCAGGGCTATCTGTTTGGTAAACCCATGACCGCCAACCAGTTCGCCGCCCAGTTCAGCGGCCCCGCGCTGTTTATGCTGAGCTGA
- the glyA gene encoding serine hydroxymethyltransferase: MFSRETTLANYDADLFAAMEQEAQRQEEHIELIASENYTSPAVMEAQGSVLTNKYAEGYPGKRYYGGCEYVDVVEQLAIDRAKQLFGADYANVQPHAGSQANSAVYLALLNAGDTILGMSLAHGGHLTHGASVSSSGKLYHAVQYGIDSNGLIDYDEVERLAVEHQPKMIVAGFSAYSQVLDFPRFRAIADKVGAYLFVDMAHVAGLVAAGVYPNPVPFADVVTTTTHKTLRGPRGGLILAKANEAIEKKLNSAVFPGAQGGPLEHVIAAKAVCFKEALQPEFKAYQQQVVKNAQAMAGVFIENGYDVVSGGTQNHLFLLSLIKQDITGKDADAALGRAFITVNKNSVPNDPRSPFVTSGLRIGTPAVTTRGFKEAECRELAGWICEILANLNDESVIDRIRGQVKAVCAKFPVYGN; encoded by the coding sequence ATGTTCAGCCGTGAAACGACTCTCGCCAACTACGACGCCGACCTGTTCGCCGCGATGGAGCAAGAAGCCCAGCGCCAGGAAGAGCACATCGAGCTGATCGCCTCGGAGAACTACACCAGCCCAGCGGTGATGGAAGCCCAAGGCTCGGTACTGACCAACAAGTACGCCGAAGGTTATCCGGGCAAGCGTTATTACGGCGGTTGCGAATACGTCGACGTGGTCGAGCAACTGGCCATCGACCGCGCCAAGCAGCTGTTCGGCGCCGATTACGCCAACGTCCAGCCGCACGCTGGCTCGCAAGCCAACAGCGCGGTGTACCTGGCCCTGCTGAACGCCGGCGACACCATCCTCGGCATGAGCCTGGCCCACGGCGGTCACCTGACCCACGGCGCCAGCGTCAGCTCCTCCGGCAAGCTCTACCACGCCGTGCAGTACGGCATCGACAGCAACGGCCTGATCGACTACGACGAAGTCGAGCGCCTGGCTGTCGAGCACCAGCCGAAAATGATCGTGGCCGGCTTCTCCGCCTACTCGCAGGTGCTGGACTTCCCACGCTTCCGCGCTATCGCCGACAAAGTCGGGGCTTACCTGTTCGTCGACATGGCCCACGTCGCAGGCCTGGTGGCTGCTGGCGTGTACCCGAACCCGGTGCCGTTCGCCGACGTGGTCACCACTACCACCCACAAGACCCTGCGCGGCCCGCGCGGCGGCCTGATTCTGGCCAAGGCCAACGAAGCGATCGAGAAGAAGCTCAATTCCGCGGTATTCCCTGGCGCCCAGGGTGGCCCGCTGGAACACGTGATCGCCGCCAAGGCGGTGTGCTTCAAGGAAGCCCTGCAACCGGAGTTCAAGGCCTACCAGCAACAAGTGGTGAAGAACGCCCAGGCCATGGCCGGGGTGTTCATCGAGAACGGCTACGACGTGGTCTCCGGCGGCACGCAGAACCACCTGTTCCTGCTCAGCCTGATCAAGCAGGACATCACCGGTAAGGACGCCGACGCCGCCCTGGGTCGCGCCTTCATCACCGTGAACAAGAACTCGGTCCCGAACGATCCGCGCTCGCCGTTCGTCACCTCCGGCCTGCGCATCGGCACCCCGGCTGTGACCACCCGCGGCTTCAAAGAAGCCGAGTGCCGCGAACTGGCGGGCTGGATCTGCGAGATCCTCGCCAACCTCAACGATGAGTCGGTAATCGACCGCATCCGTGGCCAGGTCAAAGCCGTTTGCGCCAAGTTCCCGGTCTACGGCAACTAA